The Candidatus Malacoplasma girerdii genome has a segment encoding these proteins:
- the asnS gene encoding asparaginyl-tRNA synthetase — MKIVRIAELITNAKTLVEKNEIVTIKGWIRTNRDSGKIGFIEAYDGSNIEGIQVVYKSESTINFDEAKLARTGAAIYVQGNLNFNSRNSQYEIVATEFKTLKQSDEDFPLQKKQHSMEFLREIAHLRGRTKTMQAAMSVRNRLMFAIHNFFQANGFKWIATPIITSNDCEGAGENFLIQEDKNKPFFTPQASLTVSGQLNVETYAQSFGRVYTFGPTFRADRSHTNRHLAEFWMIEPEIAFIDLPQLIALEEAFIKNICQDVIKNCSEEIKFFTELHPEIKDRLNHLVSKEFKKLEYRDAIELLKKAVAEGHQFEDNDIFFGKDLASEHERYICEKIFNCPVFLMNYPKDIKAFYMKLNPDNETVAASDLLVPGVGEIIGGSQREDDYNKLMERTKTLNIDVRSIQWYIDLRKYGYYASSGFGLGFERLVMYILGIENVRDTIPFPRYEGKISW, encoded by the coding sequence TAGTGGTAAAATTGGTTTTATCGAAGCTTATGATGGTAGTAATATCGAAGGAATTCAAGTTGTTTATAAATCTGAATCAACAATTAATTTTGATGAAGCAAAATTAGCAAGAACAGGTGCAGCAATTTATGTTCAAGGTAATTTAAATTTTAACAGTCGAAATAGTCAATATGAAATTGTGGCTACCGAATTCAAAACATTAAAACAAAGTGATGAAGATTTCCCATTGCAAAAGAAACAACACAGCATGGAATTTTTACGAGAAATTGCTCATTTACGTGGTCGAACTAAAACAATGCAAGCTGCAATGAGTGTTCGTAACCGTTTAATGTTTGCTATCCACAACTTTTTCCAAGCAAATGGTTTTAAATGAATTGCAACACCAATTATTACTAGCAACGATTGTGAAGGAGCTGGCGAAAACTTCTTAATTCAAGAAGATAAAAATAAACCATTTTTTACACCACAAGCTAGTCTTACCGTGAGTGGACAATTGAATGTAGAAACTTATGCACAAAGTTTTGGACGTGTTTATACATTTGGTCCAACATTCCGAGCTGATCGAAGCCACACTAACCGTCATCTAGCTGAATTCTGAATGATTGAACCAGAAATCGCTTTTATTGATTTACCTCAATTAATTGCGTTAGAAGAAGCTTTTATTAAAAATATTTGTCAAGATGTAATTAAAAACTGTAGTGAAGAAATTAAATTCTTTACTGAATTGCATCCAGAAATTAAAGACCGATTAAATCATTTAGTTTCTAAAGAATTTAAAAAACTTGAATATCGAGATGCGATTGAATTACTTAAGAAAGCGGTAGCTGAAGGGCACCAATTTGAAGATAATGATATTTTCTTTGGTAAGGATTTAGCAAGTGAACACGAACGCTACATTTGTGAAAAAATCTTTAATTGTCCGGTTTTCTTAATGAACTATCCAAAAGATATTAAAGCTTTTTATATGAAACTTAACCCTGACAATGAAACAGTAGCTGCTAGCGATCTACTAGTTCCAGGAGTTGGTGAAATTATTGGTGGAAGTCAACGTGAAGATGACTACAACAAATTAATGGAACGAACAAAAACTTTAAATATTGATGTTCGTAGCATTCAATGATATATTGATTTACGTAAATATGGATATTATGCATCAAGCGGATTTGGTTTAGGTTTTGAACGATTAGTAATGTATATCCTTGGAATTGAAAATGTTCGTGATACAATTCCATTCCCTCGTTACGAAGGAAAAATCTCTTGATAA
- the pgsA gene encoding phosphatidylglycerophosphate synthase — MNTKPINEITNNEVKKDEPTSLLKKDEKTSSINEKTENTKNFQFTRKMEESIKHKFANDATKWKELIPNILTISRIFIAFLIAILVIFLHPGNLHDYKSIQWYFDGNKIVQINNTYYFVGTNAAMIVAGILFLIGCITDFLDGYIARKYNYISDFGKLWDPIADKLLVNGTMIALAVNDSIPGWIVVLLVFRDIIVDGTRMLKAKQGILVPANIYGKIKTVLEMIGIIIIFFVMPAVFESKIPNVEWATSTVTNNGIWPQILVMFPATIASYLSGFIYMKQMLFGKKD, encoded by the coding sequence ATGAATACAAAGCCAATTAATGAAATTACTAATAACGAAGTTAAGAAAGATGAGCCAACTTCGTTATTAAAAAAAGATGAAAAAACATCGTCTATCAATGAAAAAACTGAAAACACTAAAAATTTTCAATTTACTAGAAAAATGGAAGAAAGCATTAAACACAAATTTGCTAATGATGCAACAAAATGAAAGGAACTAATCCCTAACATTTTAACAATTAGCCGTATTTTTATTGCTTTTTTAATTGCTATCTTAGTTATTTTTCTTCATCCAGGCAATTTACATGACTACAAATCAATACAATGATATTTTGATGGAAATAAAATTGTGCAAATCAATAACACATATTATTTTGTTGGAACAAATGCTGCCATGATTGTTGCTGGAATTTTATTTCTAATAGGATGTATTACTGATTTCTTAGATGGATATATTGCTCGTAAATATAACTATATTTCTGATTTTGGTAAGTTATGAGATCCAATTGCTGACAAATTGTTAGTTAATGGAACAATGATTGCATTAGCAGTTAATGACTCAATTCCAGGCTGAATTGTTGTTCTACTTGTTTTTAGAGATATTATTGTTGATGGAACACGAATGTTGAAAGCCAAACAAGGAATATTAGTTCCTGCCAATATTTATGGCAAAATTAAAACTGTATTAGAAATGATTGGAATTATCATTATTTTCTTTGTTATGCCAGCTGTATTTGAAAGTAAGATACCTAATGTTGAATGAGCAACAAGCACGGTAACTAATAATGGCATTTGACCACAAATTTTAGTAATGTTTCCAGCAACAATTGCTTCATATCTAAGTGGATTTATTTATATGAAACAAATGTTATTTGGCAAAAAAGACTAA
- the pepF1 gene encoding oligoendopeptidase F — MKKVNNNQYNWDLNDLLKNQTLDELFNEYVKQYKTIIKIYPKFYTTPTNFKKWIKLNNELTKLGNRISNYISNNYHENLTDSYFLGWSQKWSLTNSELGNFLADFDNVVIKHRDLIRSYFDQDPSLKPYQRGFELILRNEPHTLSPEVEKILDKASSADGGVYQAFVTLTDSDLKYQDAIDKNNKKHPIKTATDVFKYLKNLDRALRKSAWMNFHNAYLQFENTLTQTLYYTYLKLNTNAKIFNFKDYVSSSAFDDEVDVNFITSIYKHVKGFKDIYQQYRKRFRILLAHQLKLKPSQIEPWDTSMDLSSKPIQISIEEAKALILECFKPLGEEYLKGINKAFNENWISWLPKENKMTGAYSIGGVKGLDKFYILANYDNTMNGVETIAHELGHSMHSYFSTKCQKVSCEIEIFYAEIASICVETLLLLYLSNKYKKNKALVNFYTDRIFSGFFAATTRQVIFSNFEFKANELINNKQQFDAKTLKKIYLDLITEYEGLNNKAVKKIETEPYSKSLVTILRIPHFYYGSFYVYKYAIGQICGLIMANKIYQGDTKARDSFIKFLSSGSSLSPLKTIRILGIDLTKAKPYNEVKDILKNLLRRFK; from the coding sequence ATGAAAAAAGTAAATAATAATCAATATAACTGGGATCTTAATGATTTATTAAAAAATCAAACACTAGATGAATTATTTAATGAATATGTAAAGCAATATAAAACAATCATTAAAATTTATCCTAAGTTTTATACAACACCAACCAATTTTAAAAAGTGAATTAAATTAAATAATGAATTAACTAAATTAGGCAATCGAATTAGTAATTACATCAGTAATAACTATCATGAAAATTTAACTGATAGTTATTTTTTAGGTTGAAGTCAAAAATGATCACTAACTAATAGCGAATTAGGTAATTTTTTAGCTGATTTTGATAATGTTGTTATTAAACATAGAGATCTAATTAGAAGTTATTTTGACCAAGATCCTAGTTTAAAGCCATATCAACGTGGTTTTGAATTAATATTACGTAATGAGCCGCACACATTAAGTCCTGAAGTTGAAAAGATTCTTGATAAAGCTTCTAGTGCTGATGGAGGTGTGTATCAAGCTTTTGTTACTTTAACTGATAGTGATTTAAAATATCAAGATGCTATTGATAAAAATAATAAAAAACATCCAATTAAAACAGCAACTGATGTTTTTAAATATTTGAAAAATCTTGATCGAGCATTGCGAAAAAGCGCCTGAATGAATTTTCATAACGCTTATTTGCAATTTGAAAACACATTAACACAAACGTTGTACTATACATATCTAAAATTAAATACTAATGCAAAAATCTTTAATTTCAAAGATTATGTATCTTCAAGTGCTTTTGATGATGAAGTTGATGTTAATTTTATTACTAGCATCTATAAACATGTTAAAGGTTTTAAAGATATTTATCAACAATATCGTAAACGATTTAGAATTTTATTAGCACACCAATTAAAATTAAAACCAAGTCAGATCGAACCTTGAGATACATCAATGGATTTAAGTAGCAAGCCAATTCAGATTAGTATTGAAGAAGCTAAAGCATTAATTCTTGAATGCTTTAAGCCATTAGGTGAAGAATATTTAAAAGGAATTAATAAGGCTTTTAATGAAAACTGAATTAGTTGATTACCTAAAGAAAATAAGATGACCGGAGCTTATTCAATCGGTGGAGTTAAAGGATTGGATAAATTTTATATTCTTGCTAATTACGATAATACCATGAATGGTGTTGAAACAATTGCCCACGAATTAGGACATTCAATGCATTCTTATTTTTCAACTAAATGTCAAAAAGTAAGTTGTGAAATTGAAATTTTTTATGCTGAAATTGCTTCAATTTGTGTAGAAACATTGTTGCTTTTATATTTATCAAATAAATACAAGAAAAATAAAGCATTGGTTAATTTCTATACCGATCGAATTTTTAGTGGATTTTTTGCTGCTACAACTAGACAAGTTATTTTCAGTAACTTTGAATTCAAAGCTAATGAATTAATTAATAATAAACAACAATTTGATGCTAAAACTTTAAAAAAGATCTATTTAGATTTAATTACTGAATACGAAGGATTGAATAATAAAGCAGTTAAAAAAATAGAAACTGAACCTTATAGTAAATCATTAGTAACAATTTTAAGAATTCCTCATTTTTACTACGGTTCATTTTATGTGTATAAATATGCTATCGGTCAAATCTGTGGGTTAATTATGGCTAATAAAATTTATCAAGGTGATACTAAAGCACGTGATAGTTTTATTAAATTTTTAAGTAGCGGTAGTAGTTTATCTCCATTAAAAACAATTAGAATTTTAGGGATTGATTTAACTAAAGCTAAACCATATAATGAAGTTAAAGATATTCTTAAAAATTTATTAAGAAGATTTAAATAA
- the truB gene encoding tRNA pseudouridine synthase B: MLSNKTNIINLTREELENKGLFAINKPLTWTSNDVINFLKSRFKFTKVGHGGTLDPYATGVLIIAVEQHTKKLHHALNTNKKYDVLIQLGESSPSYDLGTEINEKKEVPNLTVAEIDNIIQKYFLHNYLQSPPSYSAKKINGVRAYQLARKNMDVVLQSVLVNINDYHINFYDEKTKIINISLDVSKGFYVRSFAHDLAIKLNTVGVVVSLIRTETNGFSLNDCLQIIKKPKQQLKNT, translated from the coding sequence ATGCTATCAAATAAAACTAATATAATCAACTTAACACGTGAAGAATTAGAAAATAAGGGTTTGTTTGCTATTAATAAACCATTAACTTGAACAAGTAATGACGTTATTAATTTTCTTAAATCACGATTTAAATTTACCAAAGTAGGTCACGGCGGAACACTTGATCCATATGCTACTGGTGTATTAATCATTGCGGTTGAACAACATACAAAAAAATTACATCATGCATTGAACACAAACAAAAAGTATGATGTCTTAATTCAATTAGGAGAATCTAGCCCTTCTTATGATTTAGGAACTGAAATTAATGAAAAAAAAGAAGTTCCAAATTTAACAGTTGCTGAAATTGACAATATTATTCAAAAATATTTTCTTCATAACTATTTGCAATCACCACCAAGTTATTCAGCAAAAAAAATTAATGGTGTACGTGCTTATCAATTAGCGCGTAAAAATATGGATGTGGTGCTTCAATCTGTTCTTGTTAATATTAATGATTACCATATTAATTTCTATGATGAAAAGACCAAAATAATTAATATCTCACTAGATGTATCAAAGGGATTTTATGTACGCTCTTTTGCTCATGATTTAGCCATTAAACTAAATACTGTTGGTGTTGTTGTATCATTAATTCGAACTGAAACTAATGGATTTAGTTTAAATGACTGTTTACAAATTATTAAAAAACCAAAACAACAATTAAAAAATACCTAG
- the thrS gene encoding threonyl-tRNA synthetase codes for MELNKNLQILAQKMMAYAVSQMYPGALIAQDQLIEDGFRYAFYVPNEVISSNDFNRIKAQMKRLYDSNPKITYTVKSLAELNEVFKNNKFKLAAIHNAKQEQFDVIIINNFIDLCPNLGIDRLPKVDWLELVNVSGIYFQGNANEQQLVAIDGWIVDNQVDHDNFKAYLQDKLERDHRKIGAELELFTFDDSVGKGLPIWLENGANVKFMLEDYCRELLLRNEFHFVQTPILGTVDLYKTSGHWDHYRENMFPVLAFDDEAYVIKPMNCPHHIRVFQHKSHSYKELPYRIAEFGIQHRYESSGSLTGLERVRQMQLVDTHTILMHSQIKSEIKRFFNIILEAHKTLGTELYSIDLSLHDPNDKEKFFDNPEMWKNAENQLRSALKALKVPFKEVVGEAAFYGPKIDMQMKTATGHIVTISTIQLDFLLPERFNLEYIDDQGKKARPVFIHAGIIGTFERYMAILLEQTKGVLPSWLSPIQVMLMTVNNEKHYKFAKRMQLKLLKLGIRARLDDSDNRISKKIRDAQIHKIPYQIVIGDNELNSKDIVYREYGKNEEVKIPLTKFISLLKKKIKNRIK; via the coding sequence ATGGAATTAAATAAAAATTTACAAATCTTAGCTCAAAAGATGATGGCTTATGCTGTTAGCCAAATGTATCCAGGTGCTTTAATTGCACAAGATCAATTAATTGAAGATGGTTTTCGTTATGCTTTTTATGTGCCAAATGAAGTTATTTCATCAAATGATTTCAATCGCATTAAAGCACAAATGAAACGATTGTATGATAGTAACCCTAAAATTACTTATACAGTTAAATCGTTGGCTGAATTAAATGAAGTATTTAAAAATAACAAATTTAAATTAGCTGCTATTCATAATGCTAAACAAGAACAATTTGATGTAATAATCATCAATAACTTCATTGATTTATGCCCAAACCTTGGTATTGATCGTTTACCAAAAGTAGATTGACTAGAATTAGTTAATGTTTCAGGAATTTACTTTCAAGGTAATGCCAATGAACAACAACTAGTTGCTATTGATGGTTGAATTGTTGATAATCAAGTTGATCATGACAATTTTAAGGCTTATTTACAAGATAAACTTGAACGTGATCACCGTAAAATTGGCGCTGAACTTGAATTATTTACTTTTGATGATAGTGTAGGTAAAGGATTACCAATTTGATTGGAAAACGGTGCGAATGTAAAATTCATGTTAGAAGATTATTGTCGGGAATTATTATTACGTAACGAATTTCATTTTGTACAAACACCAATTCTTGGAACTGTTGATTTATATAAAACTTCAGGTCACTGAGATCACTACCGTGAAAATATGTTTCCAGTTCTAGCCTTTGATGATGAAGCATATGTTATTAAACCAATGAACTGTCCTCATCATATTCGTGTTTTTCAACATAAATCACATTCATATAAGGAATTACCATATCGAATTGCTGAATTCGGAATTCAACATCGTTATGAATCGAGTGGTTCATTAACAGGACTTGAACGGGTAAGACAAATGCAATTAGTTGATACACATACAATTTTAATGCATAGTCAAATTAAGAGTGAAATTAAACGTTTCTTTAATATTATTCTTGAAGCCCATAAAACATTAGGAACTGAATTATATTCAATTGATTTATCTTTACATGATCCAAATGATAAAGAAAAATTCTTTGACAATCCAGAAATGTGAAAGAATGCTGAAAATCAATTACGAAGTGCATTAAAAGCGTTAAAAGTGCCTTTTAAAGAAGTGGTTGGAGAAGCTGCATTCTATGGCCCAAAAATTGACATGCAAATGAAAACTGCAACAGGACATATTGTTACAATTTCAACAATTCAATTAGATTTCTTGCTTCCAGAACGTTTCAATCTTGAATATATTGATGACCAAGGTAAAAAAGCACGACCTGTATTTATACATGCGGGAATTATTGGAACATTTGAACGATACATGGCAATTTTATTGGAACAAACAAAAGGTGTATTACCTTCATGATTAAGTCCAATCCAAGTAATGTTAATGACTGTAAATAATGAAAAACATTATAAATTTGCTAAGCGAATGCAACTTAAATTATTGAAGTTAGGAATCCGTGCTAGATTAGATGATAGTGATAATCGAATTTCTAAAAAGATTCGCGATGCTCAAATACATAAGATTCCTTACCAAATCGTTATTGGTGATAATGAATTAAACTCTAAGGATATTGTTTATCGAGAATATGGTAAAAATGAAGAAGTTAAAATCCCTTTGACTAAATTTATCAGCTTATTAAAAAAGAAAATTAAAAATCGCATTAAATAA
- the uvrA gene encoding excinuclease ABC subunit A: protein MHNNNGELIIHGARENNLKNIDVTIPKNKLVVITGLSGSGKSSLAFDTIYAEGQRRYLESLSTYARQFLGGNEKPDVDQIEGLSPAISISQKTTSHNPRSTVGTTTEIYDYLRVLFARIGTPYCPNGHGKIETLTIKQIVDKIMESFLDNDKIQIMAVYARKQKGTFKTELEKLRANGFLRVQIDDHIYSLDENIQLDKNKFHNINIVIDRIIGHFDHETRNRINDAVETALKQPSKQVLVYVNETSTLYSESHSCKVCGFTIPEMEPRLFSFNSPIGACSKCKGLGVVFEPDPDKMLPYKGLSINEGGIEFFKNTVNTTNIDWQTFDCMLSHYKIDKSVPIKELTREQIKVILYGSDEPINITVKSANGNKHQKYDYVEGVLSRVARLYYETTSEMARTYYGKFMSEKICNKCHGKRLSDEALSVKINEHSIIDLTDMSIDRLLDFFLNLKLTPHEQAIANLALKEIINRLTFLQNVGLGYLTLSRNANTLSGGEAQRIRLATQIGSSLTGVLYVLDEPSIGLHQKDNDMLINTLKKMRDLGNTILVVEHDHDTMNNSDYIVDIGPGAGIYGGKVVATGTPEEIKNNPESLTGQYLSNKLKIETPKNRRSGNGKKIILKGAKLNNLKNVNVTIPLGKFVCVTGVSGSGKSTLILDTLATNITKVISNPFVSAPEVKSLTGINDIDKLIIVDQEPIGRTPRSNPATYVGVFDDIRALFAEIPEAKARGYTKGRFSFNLPGGRCEKCAGDGVIRISMQFLPDVYVKCDECHGKKYNEATLSIKYKGKSIYDVLEMNVDEAKEFFKNIPGIHHKISLLHDVGLGYLKLGANATYLSGGEAQRIKLAKFLQRNSTKNTILILDEPTTGLHTHDIKQLINVLNRIVDHGTTIIVIEHNLDLIKCADYIIDMGPDGGENGGKIIATGTPEQIVDNYPESYTAQYLKKIL from the coding sequence ATGCATAATAACAACGGAGAATTAATTATTCATGGTGCGCGCGAAAACAACTTAAAAAATATTGATGTTACGATTCCGAAAAATAAATTAGTTGTAATTACTGGTTTAAGTGGAAGTGGCAAATCATCGTTAGCGTTTGATACGATTTATGCAGAAGGACAACGTCGATATCTTGAATCTTTGTCAACGTATGCTCGTCAATTCCTTGGTGGCAATGAAAAACCTGATGTTGATCAAATTGAAGGGCTTTCACCAGCTATTAGTATCAGTCAAAAAACAACGAGTCATAATCCTAGAAGTACTGTTGGTACAACAACTGAAATTTATGATTATTTAAGAGTTCTTTTTGCCCGAATTGGAACACCATACTGTCCTAATGGACATGGGAAAATTGAAACATTAACGATTAAACAAATTGTTGATAAAATTATGGAATCGTTTTTGGATAATGATAAGATCCAAATTATGGCAGTATATGCTCGTAAACAAAAAGGAACTTTTAAAACCGAACTTGAAAAATTACGAGCCAATGGATTCTTGCGTGTTCAAATTGACGATCATATTTATTCATTAGATGAAAATATTCAATTAGATAAAAATAAATTTCATAATATTAATATTGTTATTGATCGAATTATTGGTCATTTTGATCATGAAACACGAAATAGAATTAATGATGCTGTAGAAACTGCACTTAAACAACCTAGCAAGCAAGTACTAGTATATGTTAATGAAACTAGTACACTTTATTCTGAATCACATTCGTGTAAAGTTTGTGGGTTTACTATTCCAGAAATGGAACCACGTTTATTTTCGTTTAATTCTCCAATCGGAGCGTGTAGCAAATGTAAAGGATTAGGTGTAGTATTTGAACCTGATCCTGATAAAATGTTGCCATATAAAGGCTTAAGTATTAATGAAGGTGGTATTGAATTCTTTAAAAATACTGTTAATACAACCAATATTGATTGGCAAACATTTGATTGTATGTTAAGCCATTATAAGATTGATAAATCTGTTCCTATTAAAGAATTAACCCGTGAACAAATTAAAGTTATTCTTTATGGAAGTGATGAACCAATTAACATTACTGTTAAATCAGCTAACGGGAATAAACACCAAAAATATGATTATGTTGAAGGTGTTTTAAGTCGAGTTGCTAGACTTTACTATGAAACAACAAGTGAAATGGCAAGAACTTATTATGGTAAGTTCATGAGTGAAAAAATTTGTAATAAATGTCATGGTAAGCGGTTATCTGATGAAGCACTTTCAGTTAAGATTAACGAACATTCAATCATTGATCTAACTGACATGTCGATTGATCGGTTGTTAGACTTCTTCTTAAATTTAAAATTAACTCCACACGAACAAGCCATTGCTAATTTGGCACTTAAAGAAATTATTAACCGATTAACATTCTTACAAAATGTTGGCTTAGGTTATTTAACATTAAGTCGAAATGCTAATACTCTTTCAGGAGGAGAAGCACAACGAATTAGATTAGCAACACAAATTGGTTCATCATTAACAGGTGTACTATACGTCTTAGATGAACCAAGTATTGGTTTGCATCAAAAAGATAACGACATGTTAATTAATACTCTAAAAAAGATGCGCGATCTTGGTAATACTATTTTAGTTGTTGAACATGATCATGATACGATGAATAATAGTGATTATATTGTTGATATTGGTCCAGGAGCAGGAATTTATGGGGGAAAAGTAGTTGCTACAGGAACACCAGAAGAAATTAAAAATAATCCTGAATCATTAACAGGACAATATTTATCTAACAAGCTAAAAATTGAAACACCAAAAAATAGAAGAAGTGGTAATGGCAAAAAAATTATTCTTAAAGGAGCTAAATTAAATAACTTAAAAAACGTTAATGTTACTATTCCGTTAGGTAAATTTGTTTGTGTCACTGGAGTGAGTGGTAGTGGTAAATCAACCTTAATTCTTGATACATTAGCAACAAATATTACTAAAGTAATTAGTAATCCATTTGTAAGTGCTCCAGAAGTTAAAAGTTTAACAGGAATTAATGATATTGATAAATTAATAATTGTTGATCAAGAACCAATCGGAAGAACACCACGTTCTAATCCAGCAACTTATGTTGGTGTATTTGATGATATAAGAGCTTTGTTTGCCGAAATTCCTGAAGCTAAAGCACGTGGTTATACTAAAGGACGATTTAGTTTTAATCTTCCGGGGGGAAGATGTGAAAAGTGTGCAGGAGATGGTGTCATTCGAATTTCGATGCAATTTTTACCGGATGTTTATGTTAAATGTGATGAATGTCATGGTAAGAAATATAATGAGGCAACTTTAAGTATTAAATATAAAGGTAAATCAATTTACGATGTATTGGAAATGAACGTTGATGAAGCAAAGGAATTCTTCAAAAATATTCCAGGTATTCATCATAAAATTTCATTATTACATGATGTTGGCTTAGGATATTTAAAGTTAGGAGCAAACGCTACTTATTTAAGTGGAGGAGAAGCTCAAAGAATTAAATTAGCTAAATTCTTGCAACGTAATAGCACCAAGAACACAATTTTAATTCTTGATGAACCAACAACTGGATTGCACACTCATGACATTAAACAACTAATTAATGTTTTAAATCGAATTGTTGATCACGGAACTACTATTATCGTTATTGAACATAATTTGGATTTAATTAAATGTGCTGATTATATTATTGATATGGGTCCAGACGGTGGAGAAAATGGTGGAAAAATAATTGCTACAGGAACACCCGAACAAATTGTTGACAATTATCCAGAATCATATACAGCACAATATTTAAAGAAGATATTGTAA